A region from the Tahibacter amnicola genome encodes:
- a CDS encoding low molecular weight protein-tyrosine-phosphatase, whose amino-acid sequence MKILFVCLGNICRSPVLEAVLRDHVRRAGLKWEVASVGTGAWHVGRAADPRSCASATRRGYSMDRHRARQLHVNHFYEYDWLLAADRENLRELQLLRPADASARVELALAFAGLETPQEVPDPYFGADADFEHVVDLAEEFARNVLARYAKR is encoded by the coding sequence GTGAAAATCCTTTTTGTGTGCCTGGGCAATATCTGCCGGTCACCGGTGCTCGAGGCGGTGCTGCGGGACCACGTGCGCCGCGCCGGCCTCAAGTGGGAAGTGGCTTCCGTGGGCACCGGCGCCTGGCACGTCGGGCGCGCGGCGGACCCGCGCAGCTGCGCCTCGGCGACGCGCCGGGGCTATTCGATGGACCGGCACCGGGCGCGCCAGCTGCACGTGAACCACTTCTACGAATACGACTGGCTGCTGGCGGCCGACCGGGAAAACCTGCGCGAGCTGCAGCTGTTGCGCCCGGCAGACGCGAGCGCGCGCGTTGAGTTGGCGCTGGCCTTCGCCGGCCTTGAGACCCCGCAGGAAGTGCCTGATCCGTACTTCGGTGCGGATGCGGATTTCGAGCATGTGGTAGATCTGGCGGAAGAATTCGCCCGCAACGTCTTGGCGCGCTACGCAAAGCGTTGA
- a CDS encoding thioredoxin-like domain-containing protein, translating into MGTAVDAFEFPPGLEWVNTSQAPASAALRGRVTLIYFWTFDCVNCINLLADLAWLENRYHDGLSVIGIHTPKYTSQRTGSAVLKAVNRYHLRHPVANDPGYVLWQQIGVQAWPTVVLLDADGRIVDLFTGEGHRAEIDKRISALLEEAINRDVRVYESWPAVVRPEPRGALSFPSRVLATDQYLYIADTAHHRVIETTLDGRILRQFGSGTAGYWDGRLIDCGLSSPQGLALGKDSLFVADTGNHAIRRIRLLSGEVETIAGTGKAGRDRPQDHPAPTTVNMCAPVDLACHADHLYIAMAGQNQIWDLDLAKGHIDVLAGSGKLGIDNGAGAYATFAQPCAVAVLGHALIVADAQAGAIRAVRLVDRQVTTIIGSGPWEFGDTTGKREVVRLQHPLGIALDPRGLVFIADSYNGKLKALNVKTGEVRAFNLSYRFNQPEGVSLGQGALWVANTNAHEVVRVDLTDGSCKRIPVGE; encoded by the coding sequence ATGGGAACGGCTGTGGACGCCTTTGAATTTCCACCGGGGCTGGAATGGGTCAACACCTCGCAGGCGCCGGCGTCCGCCGCGCTGCGCGGGCGCGTGACGCTGATCTATTTCTGGACCTTCGACTGCGTCAACTGCATCAACCTGCTGGCTGACCTGGCGTGGCTGGAAAACCGCTACCACGACGGGCTCAGCGTCATCGGCATCCACACGCCCAAGTACACCAGCCAGCGCACCGGCAGCGCGGTGCTCAAGGCCGTAAACCGGTACCACCTGCGCCATCCGGTGGCGAATGATCCGGGCTATGTGCTGTGGCAGCAGATCGGCGTGCAGGCCTGGCCGACTGTCGTACTGCTCGACGCCGATGGCCGCATCGTCGACCTGTTCACCGGCGAAGGGCACCGGGCGGAGATCGACAAGCGCATCTCGGCACTGCTGGAAGAAGCGATCAACCGCGATGTGCGGGTGTACGAATCCTGGCCGGCCGTGGTGCGGCCGGAACCGCGCGGGGCGCTGTCGTTTCCCTCGCGCGTGCTGGCCACCGATCAATACCTCTACATCGCCGATACCGCGCACCACCGGGTGATCGAAACCACGCTGGACGGCCGCATCCTGCGCCAGTTCGGCTCGGGTACCGCGGGGTACTGGGACGGACGCCTGATCGATTGCGGGCTTTCCTCGCCGCAGGGCCTCGCCCTGGGCAAGGATTCCCTGTTCGTCGCCGATACCGGCAATCACGCGATCCGCCGGATCCGGCTGCTGTCGGGCGAGGTCGAGACGATCGCCGGCACCGGCAAGGCCGGCCGTGACCGTCCGCAGGACCATCCGGCCCCTACGACGGTGAACATGTGCGCGCCGGTCGACCTGGCCTGCCATGCGGATCATCTCTACATCGCTATGGCCGGGCAGAACCAGATCTGGGACCTGGACCTGGCCAAGGGGCATATCGACGTGCTGGCCGGCTCCGGCAAGCTCGGCATCGATAACGGCGCTGGCGCCTACGCCACGTTCGCCCAGCCCTGCGCGGTTGCCGTGCTGGGCCATGCGCTGATCGTGGCCGACGCCCAGGCCGGGGCGATCCGTGCCGTCCGCCTGGTCGATCGCCAGGTCACCACCATTATCGGCAGCGGGCCGTGGGAGTTCGGCGACACCACGGGCAAGCGGGAAGTCGTGCGGCTGCAGCATCCGCTGGGCATCGCGCTGGATCCGCGCGGCCTGGTGTTCATCGCCGACAGCTACAACGGCAAGCTCAAGGCGCTGAACGTGAAGACGGGCGAGGTGCGGGCATTCAACCTCTCGTACCGCTTCAACCAGCCCGAGGGCGTCAGCCTCGGCCAGGGCGCGCTGTGGGTCGCCAACACCAATGCGCACGAGGTGGTGCGGGTGGACCTGACCGACGGCAGTTGCAAACGCATCCCGGTCGGCGAGTAG
- the uvrC gene encoding excinuclease ABC subunit UvrC, with translation MEPTHASAAFDGKAFVRTLTSSPGVYRMIDAGGELLYVGKARDLKKRVGSYFLKPRLEPRIMAMISQIARVETTLTRTEGEALILEAQLIKSLKPRYNIMLRDDKSYPYIFLATGEDVPKMVFHRGAMSGKGRYFGPYPSSFAVRESLNLMQKLFQVRQCEDSYFKNRTRPCLQYQIKRCSAPCVGLVQPDDYAASVRHAAMFLEGKSTAVIDEMVARMETASGALEFERAAALRDQIATLKQIQARHYVHGASADMDVLACRIANGMACVSVLYFRNGISLGSRDYFPKLPLDASEADVMAAFIAQYYLERPVPEELIVSHLPEDAEILADALAQQVAHKVEIKGAVRAERARFLELAVKNAGAALAARLASHQTMRERFESLRELLELDEVPQRIECFDISHTMGEATVASCVVYGPDGPEKSQYRRFNITGIEPGDDYAAMHQALERRYKRLTAGEGVLPDILLIDGGKGQVAQALAVLNDLGVTCVQVIGVAKGPERRAGHETLILGDSGRSLWPGPDSPASHLIQSVRDEAHRFAITGHRQRREKAREKSSLEEIEGVGAKRRSALLKHFGGLGGIARAGVEELMGVKGVSRDLAERIYARFHG, from the coding sequence ATGGAACCCACGCACGCATCGGCCGCGTTCGACGGCAAGGCATTCGTCCGCACCCTGACCAGCTCCCCCGGCGTCTATCGCATGATCGATGCGGGCGGCGAGCTGCTGTATGTGGGCAAGGCGCGCGACCTGAAGAAACGCGTCGGCAGCTATTTCCTGAAGCCGCGGCTCGAACCGCGCATCATGGCGATGATTTCGCAGATCGCCCGCGTCGAGACGACGCTCACGCGCACCGAAGGCGAGGCGCTGATTCTCGAAGCGCAGCTGATCAAGTCGCTCAAGCCCCGCTACAACATCATGTTGCGGGATGACAAAAGCTATCCGTATATTTTTCTCGCCACCGGCGAGGACGTGCCGAAGATGGTGTTCCACCGTGGCGCGATGAGCGGAAAGGGGCGCTATTTCGGGCCGTATCCCAGCAGTTTCGCGGTACGCGAGAGCCTCAACCTGATGCAGAAGCTGTTCCAGGTGCGCCAGTGCGAGGACAGCTACTTCAAGAACCGCACGCGGCCGTGCCTGCAATACCAGATCAAGCGCTGCAGCGCTCCCTGCGTGGGCCTGGTGCAGCCGGACGACTATGCCGCCAGCGTGCGCCACGCGGCGATGTTCCTGGAAGGCAAGAGCACCGCGGTGATCGACGAGATGGTCGCACGCATGGAAACGGCCAGCGGTGCGCTCGAGTTCGAACGCGCCGCCGCGCTGCGCGACCAGATCGCCACGCTCAAGCAGATCCAGGCGCGCCACTACGTGCATGGCGCCAGCGCCGACATGGACGTACTGGCGTGCCGCATCGCCAACGGCATGGCGTGCGTGTCGGTGCTGTACTTCCGCAATGGCATCAGCCTGGGCTCGCGCGACTATTTTCCGAAGCTCCCGCTCGATGCCAGTGAAGCGGACGTGATGGCCGCCTTCATCGCGCAGTACTACCTGGAACGGCCAGTGCCCGAGGAACTGATCGTCAGCCACCTGCCGGAAGATGCGGAGATCCTGGCCGACGCGCTCGCGCAGCAGGTGGCGCACAAGGTGGAGATCAAGGGCGCGGTACGCGCGGAACGGGCGCGGTTTCTCGAACTGGCCGTCAAGAATGCCGGTGCGGCGCTGGCGGCCCGACTGGCCAGCCACCAGACCATGCGGGAGCGGTTCGAATCTCTGCGGGAGTTGCTGGAACTGGACGAAGTGCCGCAGCGTATCGAGTGCTTCGATATCAGCCACACCATGGGTGAGGCAACGGTGGCCTCGTGCGTGGTGTACGGGCCCGACGGGCCGGAGAAATCGCAGTATCGCCGCTTCAATATCACGGGCATCGAACCCGGCGACGACTACGCCGCCATGCACCAGGCCCTGGAGCGCCGCTACAAGCGACTGACAGCGGGCGAGGGCGTGCTGCCGGACATCCTGCTGATCGACGGTGGCAAAGGACAGGTGGCGCAGGCGCTGGCCGTGCTGAACGATCTGGGCGTGACCTGCGTGCAGGTGATCGGTGTCGCCAAGGGGCCTGAGCGTCGCGCCGGTCACGAAACCTTGATCCTGGGCGATAGCGGCCGCAGCTTGTGGCCGGGCCCGGATTCGCCGGCGTCGCACCTGATCCAGTCTGTCCGGGACGAGGCGCATCGCTTTGCTATTACCGGTCACCGCCAGCGGCGCGAGAAGGCGCGCGAGAAATCGAGCCTGGAGGAGATCGAAGGCGTGGGCGCCAAGCGGCGCTCGGCCTTGCTCAAGCACTTCGGCGGACTGGGCGGCATCGCCCGGGCCGGTGTGGAAGAGCTGATGGGTGTGAAAGGGGTCAGCCGCGACCTCGCCGAACGGATCTATGCGCGGTTCCATGGCTGA
- the pgsA gene encoding CDP-diacylglycerol--glycerol-3-phosphate 3-phosphatidyltransferase codes for MLTLFRIVLLPVMVVVFYSPFRGANLAAAAIFIAAALTDWLDGWIARRYGLTSAFGAFLDPVADKLMVAVTLFLLVQQNPTPMLAVTSAVIVGREISISALREWMAEIGQRARVKVALVGKIKTIVQMVALVVLLHQHDFPELRLYRIGEYLLVAAAALTIWSAFVYVKAAWPVLRERD; via the coding sequence ATGCTGACGCTGTTCCGCATCGTGCTGCTACCGGTGATGGTGGTGGTGTTCTACTCCCCCTTTCGCGGTGCCAATCTTGCCGCCGCCGCCATCTTCATCGCCGCAGCGCTCACCGATTGGCTCGATGGCTGGATCGCACGACGCTACGGATTGACCTCGGCCTTCGGCGCCTTCCTGGACCCGGTGGCCGACAAGCTGATGGTGGCGGTGACACTGTTCCTGCTGGTGCAGCAGAACCCGACGCCGATGCTGGCTGTCACCAGCGCTGTAATCGTGGGCCGCGAAATCAGCATTTCCGCCCTGCGCGAATGGATGGCGGAAATCGGCCAGCGTGCCCGCGTGAAAGTGGCCCTGGTAGGCAAGATCAAGACCATCGTGCAGATGGTCGCCCTGGTGGTGCTGCTGCACCAGCACGATTTCCCGGAATTGCGCCTGTACCGTATCGGTGAGTACCTGCTGGTCGCCGCGGCAGCGCTCACGATCTGGTCGGCCTTCGTCTACGTGAAGGCGGCCTGGCCGGTGCTGCGCGAGCGCGATTGA
- a CDS encoding colicin immunity domain-containing protein, producing MIAYVRRDLSTDEFTEHYPEIWRELRDTHHLARENAYVQRALDCIFTAIDDADRSAQGDYTLWITVRATLNVIHGIPR from the coding sequence ATGATCGCCTACGTCCGCCGTGATCTGAGCACGGATGAATTCACCGAGCACTATCCGGAAATCTGGAGAGAACTACGCGACACGCACCACCTGGCTCGGGAGAACGCATATGTCCAACGCGCGCTCGACTGCATTTTCACCGCCATTGACGACGCCGACAGATCCGCTCAAGGGGATTACACACTCTGGATCACTGTACGCGCCACATTGAACGTCATTCACGGCATTCCGCGATAA
- a CDS encoding MSCRAMM family protein — protein sequence MGIDRGYRQRADRRTACRSVLRGDGRQPQRPLAPDGSYTVFGIPGNLGAIRARATCSDGSIGQSRVGFTNPFQPDIIELGPITWGQLDPIPIAATLSAPDRFLTTGETSQLTMTAVAADGSQANVTARSAGTVYALSNTLLASVTEDGLIRVYPVFAAGSSARLVVTATTEGAVSSTYMYILGPRGSLTGRVLRADGTTPVIGAQVSIVRLQTMDQAGTAVTDTLGRFRLDDVSAGSFLISGIDPATGDRAMATARLETEGQVVDADLRLHGQGIVRVTVVGATDAPVPNAEVTLTTLGGFREVRTLATNAAGEASFAGIGAGLFTVSTRQQNTQLVGTAVGTLAVGETLPMTLRLQSIGTIRGVAYDVDGQTLKAGVQIRLLSRERGILTQSVTTESGAFEFDTLPIQDGPFTLDAFIDGRLRARVPGIVIGNANDVVTRDVVLSPVGVVRGRVRNPLGEGYAGARVTMQSLVGLRLSFDALTTSDGVFVLPAVPVGEFELTAVTADLRTGRAQGRVATDAQVVERDVTIADDTLVGTVFQRDGVTPVGAGVAVYLASQSHGTQYTYVGSTINGLQRTETDAQGRFGFPVTRADRYYVQAEQNLDRGRTEAIVVNLNPSQPLESRIVFLAKGTVSGTVRNPGGVPQANIPVSVATRGLSTIPGPPPRTRRAATPSVACSPARSRRPRVTTSRVWRASMPAVWTPKARRCRSISPWPPLAV from the coding sequence GTGGGTATTGACCGCGGTTACCGTCAGCGCGCAGACAGGCGAACCGCCTGCCGGAGCGTCCTGCGTGGTGACGGCCGGCAACCGCAGCGCCCCCTGGCACCCGACGGCAGCTACACCGTCTTCGGAATCCCCGGCAATCTGGGCGCCATCCGCGCCCGTGCCACCTGCTCGGATGGCAGCATCGGCCAAAGCCGGGTCGGGTTCACCAATCCGTTCCAGCCGGACATCATCGAATTGGGCCCGATCACCTGGGGCCAGCTCGATCCGATACCGATCGCGGCGACGCTCAGCGCGCCGGATCGCTTCCTGACCACGGGCGAGACCTCGCAGCTCACGATGACGGCGGTCGCGGCCGACGGATCGCAGGCCAATGTCACGGCGCGCAGCGCCGGTACCGTTTATGCCTTGTCCAACACCTTGCTGGCCTCGGTCACCGAGGACGGCCTGATCCGGGTATACCCGGTGTTTGCCGCCGGCTCGTCGGCGCGCCTGGTGGTTACCGCCACGACGGAAGGCGCGGTGTCTTCCACCTATATGTACATCCTCGGGCCGCGCGGCAGCCTGACCGGACGTGTACTCCGGGCTGACGGCACCACGCCGGTGATCGGCGCCCAGGTGTCGATCGTGCGTCTGCAGACGATGGACCAGGCCGGTACCGCCGTCACCGACACGCTCGGCCGTTTCCGCCTGGATGACGTCAGCGCGGGCAGCTTCCTGATTTCCGGCATCGATCCCGCCACCGGCGACCGCGCCATGGCGACGGCGCGGCTCGAAACCGAAGGGCAGGTGGTGGACGCCGACTTGCGCCTGCACGGCCAAGGCATCGTTCGCGTGACGGTGGTCGGTGCGACGGACGCGCCCGTGCCCAATGCGGAAGTCACGCTGACGACTCTCGGCGGGTTCCGCGAGGTACGCACCCTGGCGACCAACGCCGCCGGCGAAGCCAGTTTTGCCGGCATCGGCGCGGGACTCTTTACCGTTTCCACGCGTCAACAGAACACGCAGCTGGTGGGTACCGCCGTGGGAACCTTGGCCGTCGGCGAGACCTTGCCGATGACGCTGCGCCTGCAATCCATCGGCACTATCCGCGGCGTCGCCTACGACGTCGACGGTCAGACGCTCAAGGCCGGTGTGCAGATTCGTCTTCTCAGTCGTGAGCGCGGCATCCTGACCCAGTCGGTCACAACCGAGAGCGGCGCGTTTGAATTTGACACGCTGCCGATCCAGGACGGCCCTTTCACGCTCGACGCCTTTATCGATGGCCGTTTACGTGCCCGTGTTCCGGGCATCGTCATCGGCAATGCGAACGATGTGGTCACGCGCGATGTCGTGCTCAGCCCCGTCGGCGTGGTGCGCGGCCGCGTGCGCAATCCGCTCGGCGAGGGTTATGCGGGGGCACGCGTGACGATGCAGTCGCTGGTCGGGCTGCGATTGAGCTTCGATGCGCTGACCACCAGCGACGGCGTTTTCGTTCTGCCGGCCGTGCCGGTCGGCGAATTCGAGCTGACGGCTGTCACCGCCGATCTTCGCACCGGACGCGCCCAGGGGCGCGTTGCCACGGATGCGCAGGTGGTCGAGCGCGACGTCACGATTGCCGACGACACGCTCGTCGGCACGGTATTCCAGCGCGACGGCGTGACGCCGGTCGGCGCCGGCGTTGCGGTGTATCTGGCTTCGCAGTCGCACGGCACGCAATACACCTACGTGGGCAGCACCATCAACGGCCTGCAGCGCACCGAAACGGATGCGCAAGGCCGGTTCGGATTCCCGGTCACGCGCGCCGATCGCTATTACGTGCAGGCGGAGCAGAACCTCGACCGCGGCCGCACGGAAGCCATCGTGGTGAATCTGAATCCGAGCCAGCCGCTCGAGTCGCGCATCGTCTTCCTGGCCAAGGGAACGGTGTCGGGCACAGTCCGCAATCCAGGCGGTGTTCCGCAGGCGAATATTCCGGTGTCGGTCGCGACCCGGGGGCTTTCGACAATACCTGGGCCACCACCACGGACGCGCAGGGCCGCTACTCCGTCAGTGGCGTGTTCGCCGGCGAGATCTCGGCGACCGCGCGTGACGACGTCACGCGTCTGGCGGGCGTCAATGCCGGCCGTCTGGACGCCGAAGGCCAGGCGCTGCCGCTCGATATCACCATGGCCGCCACTGGCCGTGTGA